In Phacochoerus africanus isolate WHEZ1 chromosome 2, ROS_Pafr_v1, whole genome shotgun sequence, one DNA window encodes the following:
- the C2H9orf57 gene encoding uncharacterized protein C9orf57 homolog, which yields MRSTVFSGAFLLFCLLGDGHIQAPSWGLSLSNEMEKMYIQGVGGVICRACNLSIPFHGCLLDFGTCRTKPGQYCMKETHSKNGIQWYSVKGCTESKKECFQRTVTPNEVHSTHCCYRTMCNF from the exons ATGAGAAGTACAGTCTTCAGTGGTGCTTTTCTGTTATTCTGCCTCTTAGGTG ATGGGCATATTCAAGCACCATCCTGGGGACTATCCCTCTCAAATGAAATG gaaaaaatgtata TTCAAGGTGTTGGAGGTGTGATCTGTAGGGCATGCAACCTCTCAATCCCTTTCCATGGATGTCTATTAGACTTTGGAACCTGCCGAACAAAACCTGGTCAATACTGTATGAAAGAGACCCATAGTAAAA ATGGAATTCAATGGTATTCAGTTAAAGGTTGCACAGAAAGCAAGAAGGAGTGCTTCCAGAGAACTGTGACACCTAATGAAGTTCACTCTACTCACTGCTGCTATCGTACTATGTGCAATTTCTGA